Proteins from a single region of Belliella baltica DSM 15883:
- a CDS encoding LacI family DNA-binding transcriptional regulator: protein MKLGQVTIKDIARELNVSTSTVSRALKDYPGISDDTKKKVKDLAEKLNYRPNAVALSLRKSKSFTIGVIIPEVVHFFFSTVISGIEEVAYANGYNVILCQTNEKLQRELSSIETMLDNQIDGLLVSFSKETENFDHFTRLMNQNFPIVFFDRVPDIENTVNVTVNDFNGAYEATKHLVDQGYKKIIHLAGPKTLTISKKRIDGYKAALQDHHLKQKPDWIIPCPIGTQQESYEITKSIFKNNKELPDGIFASNDIAAAGAMMAVKELGLKVPEDVGIVGFSNWQFSSMIDPPLSSVAQPGFEMGEKATEILLEIIEKKKEANWEPKTIVLETELLVRKSSKK, encoded by the coding sequence ATGAAATTAGGACAAGTAACAATAAAAGACATCGCTCGTGAGCTAAACGTATCAACTTCAACTGTTTCTAGAGCTCTCAAAGACTACCCAGGTATCAGTGATGACACCAAAAAAAAGGTAAAAGACTTAGCCGAAAAACTTAATTACAGACCAAATGCTGTTGCTCTAAGTTTAAGGAAAAGCAAATCGTTTACGATTGGGGTGATTATTCCTGAGGTGGTACACTTTTTTTTCTCCACAGTAATCAGTGGTATTGAAGAAGTAGCATATGCAAATGGATATAATGTTATTCTTTGCCAAACAAATGAAAAATTACAAAGAGAGTTGAGCAGCATTGAAACAATGCTTGATAATCAGATTGACGGTCTTTTGGTAAGTTTCTCAAAAGAAACTGAAAATTTTGATCATTTCACCAGATTGATGAATCAAAACTTCCCTATTGTATTTTTTGATCGAGTTCCTGATATTGAAAATACAGTGAATGTAACTGTAAATGATTTTAATGGAGCTTACGAAGCAACTAAGCACCTTGTTGATCAAGGATACAAAAAAATCATCCACTTAGCTGGGCCAAAAACGCTTACTATCAGTAAGAAAAGAATTGATGGATACAAAGCAGCACTTCAAGACCATCATTTAAAACAAAAACCTGATTGGATAATTCCCTGTCCTATTGGAACACAGCAAGAGAGTTACGAAATTACAAAATCAATTTTTAAAAATAATAAAGAACTTCCTGATGGTATTTTTGCAAGTAATGACATCGCAGCAGCAGGCGCCATGATGGCTGTAAAAGAACTAGGCTTGAAAGTACCCGAAGATGTAGGCATTGTTGGTTTTTCGAATTGGCAATTTTCTTCTATGATTGACCCCCCTTTATCTAGTGTAGCACAACCTGGTTTTGAAATGGGAGAAAAAGCGACTGAAATACTTTTAGAAATAATCGAAAAGAAAAAAGAAGCCAACTGGGAACCTAAAACAATTGTTTTAGAGACTGAACTACTCGTAAGGAAATCTTCAAAAAAATAA
- a CDS encoding glycoside hydrolase family 31 protein has protein sequence MTLASKTRNSKRNLHLGNVEHWEKTDFGISGKTSNGFFKITVFEHDTIRIQASQEDTFFSNPYSVVSQPRHEGFSIEELDQLLVIKTKTVELKLFLNPFHLKFYDKNGKLLNEDDPSFSISWLGTEVTNYKKLQPQEKFVGLGEKTGNLNRAGKAYTNWNTDYFAYGIGDDPLYMSIPFYIGIHDEVAYGIFFDNTHKSVFNFGASNNRFMYFSAEDGEIDYYFMHDDHVSKILSAYTKLTGRMEMPPMWSLGFQQCRYSYYPESEVLNLAQTFREKDMPADVIYLDIHHMEKYKVFTFDNEKFTNPKAMITKLKEKGFKVVVIMDPGIKTEAHYAPYVEGLGKDLFVKYPDGEIYEGQVWPGWCAFPDFTKEETRTWWGEKMKFYKDAGVDGYWTDMNEPASWGQHTPNLIDFHYEGEIVSHRKARNIYGMQMAKAAKEGSEMQAPNQRPFVLTRSGFSGIQRYAAAWTGDNVSSEEHMLAGVRLVNSLGLSGVSFSGYDIGGFAGEASKSLFARWISIATFSPFYRAHSMINSCDSEPWSFGEEVEEISRNYMKLRYQMLPTLYSHFYKSTESGLPVAKSLVLDFPHEAKVYEEAFQNQYIFCESLLIAPIESTKEITKVYLPEGDWYYFFNDQKYSGNQIIYVDTPLSYLPVFAKAGSIIAMQSAISHTDATHEGVLKLHIYKGKGSSTYLHYEDDGFSKNYQKAEFFKREITWNSDKQELQFGPVEGNYESAFKEVQLYFHGIDKDSISLGDQEIKGEKENLAFLGRLTEFDPLPDYSQPYYEVENINSFRFTHQSDEFKVKI, from the coding sequence ATGACATTAGCCTCAAAAACAAGAAATTCAAAACGAAATCTACACTTAGGAAATGTGGAGCATTGGGAAAAAACAGATTTTGGTATTTCTGGGAAAACAAGTAATGGATTTTTTAAGATTACGGTTTTTGAACATGACACAATAAGAATTCAAGCCAGTCAAGAAGATACATTCTTCTCAAATCCTTACAGTGTAGTTTCTCAACCAAGACATGAAGGTTTCTCAATTGAAGAATTAGATCAATTACTTGTTATCAAGACTAAGACCGTTGAGCTTAAACTCTTTCTTAATCCATTTCACCTAAAGTTTTATGATAAAAATGGAAAGTTATTGAATGAAGACGACCCTTCATTTTCTATCTCTTGGCTTGGAACAGAAGTAACGAATTACAAGAAATTACAACCTCAAGAAAAGTTTGTTGGTCTTGGTGAAAAAACTGGTAATCTTAATCGTGCTGGAAAAGCATATACAAATTGGAATACAGATTATTTTGCATACGGAATTGGCGATGACCCTTTATATATGTCTATTCCATTTTATATAGGAATTCATGATGAAGTTGCCTACGGAATCTTTTTTGATAATACACATAAATCTGTTTTTAACTTTGGAGCCTCGAATAATCGATTCATGTATTTTTCAGCAGAAGATGGTGAAATCGATTATTATTTCATGCATGATGACCATGTTAGTAAAATCTTAAGTGCCTACACAAAACTTACGGGTCGAATGGAAATGCCACCAATGTGGTCTTTAGGGTTTCAGCAATGTCGCTATTCTTACTATCCTGAATCAGAAGTCCTGAATCTTGCTCAAACTTTCAGAGAAAAGGATATGCCTGCCGATGTGATTTACCTTGATATCCATCACATGGAAAAGTACAAGGTTTTCACATTTGACAATGAAAAATTTACCAATCCAAAAGCTATGATCACGAAGCTAAAAGAAAAAGGCTTCAAAGTGGTGGTCATTATGGACCCAGGAATCAAGACTGAAGCGCATTATGCTCCTTATGTTGAAGGATTAGGAAAAGACTTATTTGTGAAATATCCCGACGGAGAAATTTATGAAGGCCAAGTTTGGCCTGGATGGTGCGCTTTTCCTGATTTCACTAAAGAAGAAACAAGAACTTGGTGGGGTGAAAAAATGAAATTCTACAAAGATGCAGGAGTAGATGGATACTGGACCGATATGAACGAACCAGCTTCTTGGGGACAGCATACACCTAATTTGATTGATTTTCATTATGAAGGCGAAATAGTGAGTCATCGAAAAGCTAGGAATATTTACGGAATGCAAATGGCTAAGGCAGCAAAAGAAGGGAGTGAAATGCAAGCTCCAAATCAACGGCCGTTTGTATTAACTCGCTCAGGATTTTCAGGAATTCAACGATACGCAGCTGCTTGGACTGGTGATAATGTCTCTAGTGAAGAGCATATGTTGGCCGGTGTCAGATTGGTTAACAGTCTTGGGTTGAGTGGAGTATCGTTTTCTGGATATGACATTGGGGGATTTGCAGGAGAAGCCTCTAAATCTTTGTTTGCAAGGTGGATTAGTATCGCCACTTTCTCTCCATTCTACAGAGCACACTCAATGATCAATAGCTGTGATTCAGAGCCTTGGTCTTTTGGAGAAGAAGTAGAAGAAATCTCAAGGAACTATATGAAATTGAGATATCAAATGCTTCCTACTTTGTACAGCCACTTTTATAAAAGCACAGAATCAGGTCTTCCTGTAGCAAAAAGCTTGGTGCTTGACTTTCCACATGAAGCTAAAGTTTACGAAGAAGCATTCCAAAATCAATACATTTTTTGCGAATCCTTACTTATTGCCCCCATAGAAAGTACCAAGGAAATCACTAAGGTTTATCTTCCGGAAGGCGACTGGTATTATTTCTTCAATGATCAAAAGTACTCAGGCAATCAGATAATTTATGTAGATACACCATTGAGCTATTTACCTGTTTTTGCTAAAGCGGGATCAATCATCGCTATGCAAAGTGCCATATCACATACTGATGCTACACATGAAGGAGTTTTAAAACTTCATATTTATAAGGGAAAAGGGTCATCGACCTACCTTCATTATGAAGATGATGGATTCAGTAAGAATTATCAAAAAGCTGAATTCTTCAAAAGGGAAATAACTTGGAATTCAGATAAACAAGAACTCCAATTTGGACCTGTCGAAGGGAATTACGAATCAGCATTTAAGGAAGTTCAGCTTTACTTTCATGGCATTGACAAGGATTCAATTTCATTGGGTGATCAGGAAATAAAAGGTGAAAAAGAAAATCTAGCATTTTTGGGACGTTTGACAGAATTCGATCCTTTACCTGATTATTCTCAACCCTATTATGAAGTGGAGAATATAAATTCCTTTAGATTCACCCATCAATCCGATGAATTCAAAGTCAAAATCTAA
- a CDS encoding MFS transporter yields MQIEEIKPRLSFWQIWNMSFGFLGIQFAFALQGGFMSRIFQTLGAEKDDIPILWLAAPLTGLIIQPIVGYLSDRTWHPILGRRRPFFFIGAVFSTIALFFAPYSSALWMAASSLWILDASINISMEPFRALVADKLPDSQRSYGFVVQTLIIGIGTWIASNLPWFMTKIGVPNTAAAGVVPDSVKFAFGIGAIVLFTSILYTILTTKEYPPDNLKKFEKEKAASKGFLKGIKEIFENILDMPKVMLKLGVVQFFSWFAFFTMWTYATPAITEHIFKATDTASLAYNNAADSVGNYLGTYGLISMFFALILAFVTSKVKINRKLVHMLSLISGGIGFISIFYITEPWMLHLCFALVGIAWASILSMPYAMLSSSVDPNKMGIYMGIFNMFIVIPQIIASVGGITTTYKFLFGDEVIYTMVLAGTSLILAGFANLLITDRNATHDG; encoded by the coding sequence ATGCAAATAGAAGAAATAAAGCCAAGATTGAGCTTTTGGCAAATTTGGAATATGAGTTTTGGATTTCTCGGAATCCAATTTGCCTTTGCTTTGCAAGGAGGATTTATGTCTCGAATTTTTCAAACTCTCGGTGCGGAAAAGGATGATATTCCTATACTATGGCTTGCAGCTCCGCTTACAGGTCTGATCATACAGCCGATTGTAGGGTATTTGAGTGACAGAACATGGCATCCTATCTTAGGTAGAAGAAGACCTTTTTTCTTTATTGGAGCAGTTTTTAGCACCATAGCCTTATTCTTTGCCCCCTACTCTAGCGCCTTGTGGATGGCGGCTTCTTCTTTATGGATTTTAGATGCTTCGATCAATATCAGCATGGAGCCATTCAGAGCCTTAGTTGCAGACAAACTTCCTGACAGTCAGCGTTCTTATGGATTTGTAGTACAGACATTGATTATTGGAATTGGAACTTGGATTGCCAGTAATTTACCATGGTTCATGACAAAGATTGGAGTTCCAAATACAGCAGCAGCGGGTGTAGTACCAGATTCGGTAAAATTTGCTTTTGGAATCGGAGCAATCGTGTTATTCACTTCAATCCTCTACACGATTCTCACCACGAAAGAATATCCACCAGACAACTTAAAGAAATTTGAGAAAGAGAAGGCTGCAAGCAAAGGTTTCCTCAAAGGAATAAAAGAAATATTTGAAAATATTCTGGACATGCCAAAAGTAATGCTCAAGCTTGGTGTTGTGCAGTTTTTCTCTTGGTTTGCATTTTTTACCATGTGGACTTATGCAACACCAGCTATCACTGAGCATATTTTCAAGGCAACAGATACCGCATCATTGGCTTACAATAATGCAGCAGATAGTGTTGGGAATTATTTGGGTACTTATGGACTAATCTCTATGTTTTTTGCCTTGATATTGGCTTTCGTCACTAGTAAGGTCAAAATCAATAGAAAACTAGTACACATGCTCAGTTTGATTTCGGGAGGTATTGGATTTATTTCCATATTCTATATAACCGAGCCTTGGATGCTTCACCTTTGTTTTGCCTTGGTTGGAATAGCATGGGCGAGCATTCTCTCTATGCCTTATGCCATGCTTTCTAGTTCTGTAGATCCAAATAAAATGGGGATATACATGGGGATTTTCAACATGTTTATCGTGATTCCTCAGATCATTGCCTCTGTTGGTGGCATTACCACAACATATAAATTCCTTTTTGGTGACGAGGTGATCTACACAATGGTCTTAGCTGGCACTTCTCTAATCTTGGCAGGATTTGCCAATCTCTTGATCACAGATAGGAATGCTACCCATGATGGATAA
- a CDS encoding substrate-binding domain-containing protein has translation MQKIRITGVPEHFNYPWLQVIEQQPFLDEGIELVWQEESRGSGAMNRALRDGSTDIALVLTESFIKDRIEGNPSRIIGFHIASPLIWGIHISARSPQSSLTELEDIPFLISRYGSGSHLMAFLLAQREGWASDKLKFEVIDNLDGAKKAFENPEPKMFLWEKYTTKPLVDAGQFKRVGEIPTPWPCFVIVVTEQILETHTEVLVRLRDMVYAFAAKMTQDKDFPATISKTYGIKEEDIKAWLKQTRWETKNIIEAENLVNTIKILRGLNLIKAEVTFLDLIDDRIIEIK, from the coding sequence ATGCAAAAAATTAGAATTACGGGTGTACCAGAGCATTTCAATTATCCTTGGTTGCAGGTGATTGAACAGCAGCCATTTTTAGACGAGGGAATTGAGTTAGTTTGGCAAGAAGAATCAAGGGGGTCTGGAGCGATGAACAGAGCCTTGAGAGACGGCAGTACAGATATTGCCCTAGTCCTAACAGAAAGCTTTATCAAAGATCGCATAGAAGGAAATCCATCAAGAATCATAGGATTCCATATTGCTTCCCCTTTGATTTGGGGGATTCATATATCAGCTAGATCACCTCAAAGCTCTTTAACTGAACTTGAAGATATTCCATTTTTGATCAGTCGATATGGCTCTGGATCACACTTGATGGCATTCCTATTGGCGCAGCGAGAAGGATGGGCTTCTGACAAATTGAAATTTGAAGTTATCGATAATCTTGATGGGGCAAAAAAAGCATTCGAAAATCCTGAACCAAAAATGTTCCTTTGGGAAAAGTACACCACCAAGCCACTTGTGGATGCAGGTCAATTCAAACGTGTAGGTGAGATCCCGACCCCTTGGCCTTGTTTTGTGATAGTGGTTACGGAGCAAATCTTAGAAACCCATACTGAAGTACTCGTCCGATTACGAGATATGGTCTATGCCTTTGCTGCTAAGATGACTCAGGACAAGGATTTTCCTGCTACAATTTCCAAAACTTATGGAATCAAGGAAGAAGATATAAAAGCTTGGTTAAAACAAACTAGGTGGGAAACAAAAAATATTATTGAAGCAGAAAACTTAGTAAATACAATCAAAATTCTTAGAGGCCTTAATCTAATTAAAGCTGAAGTAACATTCTTAGATTTGATAGATGATAGAATCATCGAAATTAAATAA
- a CDS encoding S8 family peptidase, with protein sequence MKINFYRCIAFAAIVLVGMTSCAEDNQEAVEVTDAQENMTFPNYSTTPIDGQYFVILHDNQINFRIDPDDYEGAQAAMRKEAISFLAQYKLSEEDLDRTYTMALTGFTARISKEKIHEISADPRVKYVEQDRMGMLGRPIDHPRNQPEEPVVNTQSIPWGIKRVGGPFQYSGRHSVFILDTGIDLNHPDLNVNTQKGFDAYTRFRKDWNFNDEHGHGTHVAGTVGALDNHFGVVGVAAGVPVVPIKIFFGPWAAYTYSGMVAGIEHLGVRGIPGDVANLSFGGFDESRVLDDALLNVSEKRRIWMVIASGNSALPATAFSPARVVGNYTITVSAIDSRDRRAWFSHYGEPIKYAAPGVNVVSTWRGGGYSNQTGTSMSAPHVSGLRVLGDIDSDGYSLNWVGKADPIAFRGK encoded by the coding sequence ATGAAAATAAACTTTTATAGATGTATTGCTTTTGCTGCAATCGTATTGGTTGGCATGACGTCTTGTGCTGAGGATAATCAAGAAGCTGTGGAAGTGACAGATGCTCAGGAAAATATGACTTTTCCTAATTACAGCACCACGCCTATCGATGGACAATACTTTGTAATTCTGCATGACAACCAAATCAATTTCAGAATTGATCCAGATGATTACGAAGGTGCACAAGCAGCCATGCGTAAAGAAGCCATTTCATTTTTAGCGCAGTATAAGTTGAGTGAAGAGGATCTCGATCGAACTTATACCATGGCATTGACTGGTTTTACAGCTAGAATATCCAAGGAAAAAATTCATGAAATTAGTGCAGACCCCAGGGTAAAGTATGTAGAGCAGGATAGGATGGGCATGCTGGGAAGACCCATTGATCATCCAAGAAATCAACCAGAAGAGCCTGTAGTCAATACACAATCTATTCCTTGGGGCATTAAGAGAGTCGGAGGACCCTTTCAGTATTCAGGTAGGCACAGTGTATTTATTTTAGATACGGGTATCGATTTGAATCATCCTGATTTGAATGTAAATACTCAAAAAGGATTTGATGCTTACACTAGATTTAGAAAAGATTGGAACTTCAATGACGAGCATGGACATGGTACCCATGTAGCGGGTACAGTGGGAGCATTAGATAATCATTTTGGTGTAGTAGGTGTAGCAGCAGGTGTGCCAGTAGTACCTATTAAGATATTTTTTGGTCCATGGGCAGCTTACACTTATTCAGGAATGGTAGCTGGTATTGAGCACTTAGGTGTTCGAGGTATTCCAGGAGATGTCGCAAATCTGAGTTTCGGTGGTTTCGATGAGAGCAGAGTTCTAGATGATGCCTTGCTGAATGTATCCGAAAAAAGAAGAATTTGGATGGTCATAGCTTCTGGTAATTCTGCCTTGCCGGCCACAGCATTTAGTCCAGCTCGTGTGGTTGGTAACTATACCATTACCGTGTCAGCTATAGACTCTAGAGATCGGAGAGCTTGGTTTTCTCACTATGGTGAACCTATCAAATATGCAGCTCCGGGTGTTAACGTGGTATCAACCTGGAGAGGAGGTGGTTATAGTAATCAGACAGGAACTTCCATGTCAGCACCCCATGTGTCTGGCTTGAGGGTACTAGGAGATATCGATTCAGATGGATATTCTCTCAATTGGGTAGGAAAGGCTGATCCGATTGCTTTTAGAGGCAAATAG
- the surE gene encoding 5'/3'-nucleotidase SurE: MSKRPLILVSNDDGITSKGIRVLVNVMKKLGEVVVVAPDSPQSGMGHAITIGETLRLSEEDIFDETQAYKSSGTPADCVKLAKHYVLKDRKVDLVVSGINHGSNTSISVLYSGTMSAAIEGALEGYPSIGFSLCDYSSKADFSHVEEYVYKIAKQVLDHGMSKGVALNVNFPPKRNEPIKGVKVCRQAHAKWQEEFSERFDPNGRKYFWMAGNFVNFDKGEDNDEWAIANNYVSIVPCQYDLTAHYAINQMNEDWDWDNL, encoded by the coding sequence ATGTCTAAAAGACCCTTGATTCTAGTTTCTAATGATGATGGTATCACTTCAAAAGGAATTAGAGTTCTAGTCAACGTAATGAAGAAATTGGGAGAGGTTGTTGTTGTCGCTCCTGACAGTCCACAATCAGGAATGGGACATGCGATTACTATTGGTGAAACGCTTAGATTGTCAGAGGAGGATATTTTCGATGAGACACAAGCATACAAATCGAGTGGTACTCCAGCCGACTGTGTCAAATTAGCCAAACACTATGTTTTGAAAGACCGCAAAGTCGATTTAGTTGTCAGTGGGATCAATCATGGTAGCAATACATCTATTTCTGTTTTATATTCTGGTACGATGTCAGCGGCTATTGAAGGTGCTTTAGAAGGCTATCCTTCTATTGGTTTTAGCCTTTGTGATTATTCTTCCAAAGCTGACTTTTCTCATGTGGAAGAATACGTCTACAAAATAGCAAAGCAAGTGCTTGACCATGGTATGTCCAAGGGTGTCGCTTTGAATGTGAATTTCCCGCCAAAGAGGAATGAACCCATCAAAGGTGTCAAAGTATGTAGACAAGCACATGCCAAATGGCAGGAAGAATTTTCAGAAAGATTTGACCCGAATGGTAGAAAGTACTTTTGGATGGCTGGAAACTTTGTGAATTTTGACAAAGGTGAGGATAACGATGAATGGGCTATTGCAAATAATTATGTATCGATAGTCCCATGTCAGTATGATTTGACAGCTCATTATGCTATCAATCAAATGAATGAAGACTGGGATTGGGATAATTTATAA
- a CDS encoding bifunctional 3,4-dihydroxy-2-butanone-4-phosphate synthase/GTP cyclohydrolase II: protein MSQENQLHSIEEAIEAIKNGEVIIVVDDEDRENEGDFVCAAEKVTPEIINFMATHGRGLICAPLIEDRCEKLGLQLMVGSNTAAFETPFTVSVDLVGHGCTTGISASDRAKTIRALVDDSIHPDELGKPGHIFPLKAKRGGVLRRAGHTEAAIDFSRLAGLQPAGVLVEIMNEDGTMARLSDLFEVAKRFDLKLVSIKDLIAYRLKNESLIKREIGVEMPTEFGDFDLIAYRQTNTDEVHMALIKGEWEEDEPVMVRVHSSCVTGDIFGSCRCDCGPQLHKAMEMVEKEGKGVVLYMNQEGRGIGLINKLKAYKLQEQGMDTIQANLALGFPMDKRDYGVGAQILRDLGISKIRLITNNPTKRVGLLGYGLEIIDQLPIEINANPHNEKYLETKRDKMGHSIMKNK, encoded by the coding sequence ATGTCTCAAGAAAATCAACTGCATTCCATCGAGGAAGCCATAGAAGCAATTAAAAATGGAGAAGTGATCATTGTCGTAGATGATGAGGATAGAGAAAATGAAGGTGACTTTGTTTGTGCTGCAGAAAAAGTAACTCCAGAAATTATCAACTTTATGGCTACACATGGGCGTGGTTTAATTTGTGCGCCTTTGATAGAAGATAGATGCGAAAAATTAGGCCTTCAGTTAATGGTAGGTAGCAATACAGCAGCTTTTGAAACTCCATTTACTGTTTCAGTAGATTTGGTAGGTCATGGTTGTACCACGGGGATTTCCGCTAGTGATCGTGCAAAAACTATCAGAGCACTTGTTGATGATTCTATTCATCCAGATGAACTAGGTAAACCTGGACATATTTTTCCATTAAAAGCCAAAAGAGGAGGCGTACTTAGAAGAGCAGGTCATACAGAAGCAGCTATTGATTTTTCAAGGTTGGCAGGGCTTCAACCCGCTGGAGTTTTGGTAGAAATCATGAATGAAGATGGTACAATGGCCAGACTTTCCGATTTATTTGAGGTTGCCAAACGTTTTGACTTGAAGTTAGTATCTATCAAAGATTTAATTGCTTACAGATTGAAAAATGAATCTTTGATCAAAAGAGAAATTGGTGTTGAAATGCCAACAGAATTCGGTGATTTTGATCTAATTGCTTATAGGCAAACTAATACTGATGAGGTTCACATGGCTCTTATCAAAGGAGAATGGGAAGAGGATGAACCTGTGATGGTTAGAGTTCATTCTTCATGTGTAACGGGTGATATTTTTGGTTCTTGCAGATGTGATTGTGGACCGCAGTTGCACAAAGCAATGGAAATGGTCGAAAAAGAAGGAAAAGGGGTAGTACTTTATATGAATCAAGAAGGTAGGGGAATTGGGCTAATCAATAAGTTAAAAGCCTACAAACTTCAAGAGCAAGGAATGGATACTATTCAAGCGAACCTAGCTTTGGGATTCCCAATGGATAAAAGGGATTATGGTGTTGGTGCCCAAATTTTGAGAGATTTGGGTATAAGCAAAATCAGATTGATTACCAATAATCCAACAAAGCGTGTTGGCCTTCTTGGATATGGTTTGGAAATAATAGATCAGTTACCGATTGAAATTAATGCTAACCCCCATAATGAAAAATATCTTGAAACTAAAAGAGATAAAATGGGTCATAGTATAATGAAGAATAAATGA
- the dnaG gene encoding DNA primase yields MGISRATTEKVRERADIEDVVNDYVPLKKKGQNLWACCPFHNEKSPSFSVSPAKQIYKCFGCGKAGDPIQFVMDIEGIGFGEAIKHLAQKYGIEIEEDKASTPEDIQAYNERESLYIALNFAKDFFVNNLKSEEGRAIGLSYFKERGFSQAIIEKFDLGYTLEGWDHLLKAAKAAGHSEEILLKAGLILQKEGDPSRLYDRFRGRVTFTIHNLGGKPIGFGARILTQDKKQPKYINSPETEVYHKSDVLYGMFQAKKSIREKDNCYLVEGYTDVVSLHLSGIENVVASSGTSLTENQIKLIKRFTDNVTVLFDGDAAGIKASLRGIDMLLEGGLNVKAVVFPDGDDPDSYSRKVGSEVFNAYLTSHAQDFIAFKIGLHAEEASNDPVKRADLIKQVVLSLSKIPDPIIRTVYIRQSANLLEIDEEIIQVELNKIILKVQKDQYFRDQRDQETQETPFEEFLPTQEEHVSYTTQLEAQEREMMRMLVNYGFEMVSEELSVCAYLLQETEDLKFETPVFNKILNLYKDALANDILPQPEYFLNSPDAEVKREIINMITRKHEISKLWEERHKIFTITEADDLAKSVYDNILRLKQKVIKKMLEEARIKIKEAQDSKGSNDSMDDLLKVYMELKGFQIEIDKQLGIVISS; encoded by the coding sequence ATGGGAATAAGTAGAGCCACCACAGAAAAAGTTAGAGAAAGGGCAGACATTGAGGATGTGGTAAATGATTATGTCCCTTTGAAAAAGAAAGGTCAGAACCTATGGGCTTGTTGTCCTTTTCACAATGAAAAATCCCCCTCCTTTTCGGTTTCTCCAGCCAAACAGATTTACAAATGTTTTGGATGTGGCAAAGCAGGGGATCCTATCCAATTTGTGATGGACATTGAAGGAATAGGTTTTGGTGAGGCTATCAAGCACCTCGCACAGAAATATGGCATTGAAATCGAAGAAGATAAGGCATCCACTCCTGAAGATATTCAGGCTTACAATGAGAGAGAAAGTCTTTACATCGCATTGAATTTTGCCAAAGATTTTTTTGTAAACAATCTCAAGTCAGAAGAGGGCCGCGCTATTGGATTAAGTTACTTTAAAGAGAGAGGTTTTAGTCAAGCGATCATTGAAAAGTTTGATTTGGGATATACTCTAGAGGGATGGGATCATTTGCTCAAAGCAGCGAAAGCTGCTGGACATTCAGAAGAAATTCTCCTCAAAGCTGGATTGATCTTACAGAAAGAAGGTGATCCTTCTAGGTTGTATGACAGATTTAGGGGGCGAGTGACGTTCACTATTCATAATCTAGGCGGAAAACCAATTGGTTTTGGTGCGAGGATTCTCACGCAAGACAAAAAGCAACCAAAATACATCAATTCACCTGAGACAGAAGTCTATCACAAAAGTGATGTGCTGTACGGCATGTTTCAGGCAAAGAAATCTATTAGAGAAAAGGACAATTGTTATTTGGTAGAAGGCTATACGGATGTGGTTTCTCTGCATTTGTCAGGTATCGAAAATGTGGTAGCATCTTCTGGGACTTCCTTGACGGAAAATCAAATCAAGCTGATCAAGAGATTTACAGATAATGTGACTGTCCTTTTTGATGGAGATGCGGCAGGGATCAAAGCCTCACTTCGTGGAATTGATATGCTACTCGAAGGGGGGTTGAATGTCAAGGCTGTGGTTTTTCCTGACGGGGATGATCCTGATAGTTATTCAAGAAAAGTAGGCTCAGAGGTATTTAATGCTTACTTGACTTCCCACGCTCAGGATTTTATCGCATTCAAAATTGGATTACATGCTGAGGAAGCTTCAAATGACCCAGTCAAAAGAGCAGATCTAATCAAGCAGGTGGTTTTGAGTTTGTCGAAAATTCCTGACCCGATCATCAGGACAGTTTACATTCGTCAATCTGCAAACCTACTTGAAATAGACGAGGAGATCATTCAAGTAGAATTGAATAAGATAATCCTTAAGGTACAAAAGGATCAATATTTTAGAGATCAGCGAGATCAAGAGACACAAGAAACACCATTTGAGGAGTTCTTGCCAACTCAGGAAGAGCATGTTTCCTACACCACACAGCTAGAAGCTCAAGAAAGAGAAATGATGCGGATGTTGGTGAACTATGGTTTTGAGATGGTGTCAGAAGAATTGAGTGTTTGTGCTTATTTATTGCAAGAAACTGAAGACTTGAAATTTGAGACTCCTGTTTTCAACAAGATTTTGAATTTGTATAAAGATGCATTGGCAAATGATATCTTACCTCAGCCTGAGTATTTCTTAAATTCTCCTGATGCAGAAGTCAAAAGGGAGATCATCAATATGATAACTAGAAAACATGAAATCTCTAAACTTTGGGAAGAGAGGCATAAAATATTTACAATAACAGAAGCCGATGATTTAGCTAAGTCTGTCTATGACAACATTCTGAGATTAAAACAGAAAGTGATAAAAAAAATGCTAGAAGAAGCTAGAATCAAAATAAAGGAAGCACAAGATTCCAAAGGTTCCAACGATTCCATGGATGATCTTTTGAAAGTGTATATGGAACTGAAAGGCTTTCAGATCGAAATAGACAAGCAACTCGGAATAGTAATCAGCAGCTAG